The sequence CACCGCACTGGATGGCCGGCACGCGGGGCCTGCTCCGCACTTGCATGTGTTCCATAGTTTCCCACCCCTACGAGGCGCCAGGGCCGTGAGGCGAAGACTATCCGTGAGAGACGGTCCTCACGCAACCGTCCTGGTGTGCTGCCACCGTATCGTGTGATGACAACTCACGTGGCATCAGGGACGGCTGGCTCGGTCACGACTGAGCATCGATCAGGGCAAAACCGACCGAAGCCGTTCCCCTGACGTCATGTCAGGTCCGTTTGTCTCGGGTCCGCCGGCAGAGCGGAGACTCCGGCTCCGGAAAGTCCGTGGCACGGCGACGGCCATTCCCTCTTATGAGACTGAGTGTCAACACGGGAGCGGCGAGGATGCCCGGCAATGCCCTGAATCCAATATTCAGAAACTGAACGAACATGGGGGATTGACGAGCCCGTTACATCCAAGCAGTATCTGTTCCAACGCGGATTCACTGAGCGAAAGCCTTGAGCTGCGTTCGATAGATGAACACATGATCTGATTGCTTCCACCATCCCCTGGGTCCACTGTCCGGCCGCCTCGACGCTGCGGTGGCCAGGCTCCGGGAGGGTGGCGGATCGGCGGTCGGCCGTTGAGGGTCGGCTGGGCCGCCACAACCGACTGCCGGTGTCGTCCGCCCACGGGCGCGGCACCGGCGGTCGCCGTTGACCCGCCGATGCTCGATGCCCTCGACCGGTGAACGCTCGATAGGGTGTGCCGGTGCCCGTCCTCCTCAGCATCGTCGTCCCCGTCCACGGGGTGGAGCAGTTCCTCCCCCGCTGCCTGGACTCCATCCTCAAGGACCAGACCGCCACCGACTTCGAGGTCGTCGCGGTGGACGACCTCTCCCCCGACGGCTGCGGCGCGATCCTGGACGAGTACGCCGCCCGCGACCCGCGCCTGCGGGTCCTGCACCTCACCGAGAACCAGGGCCTCGGCGGTGCCCGCACCGCCGCCCTGCCGCAGGTGACGGGCGAGTACCTCTGGTTCGTGGACAGCGACGACTGGCTGCCCGACGGCGCGCTGGACGCGGTGCTCGCCGAGGTCCGCAAGAAGGACGTCGACGTGCTGCTCACCGGCTTCGACCACGTCTACCCCGACGGCAGCACCGAACCCAACCCCTGGCGCCACCTGCTGGCCGGCTCCCCGCTGGAGCGCCCCGAGGGGGCCACCCTGCGCGAGCACCCGGCGATCCTGCAGACCGTGCTGTCGGTGTGGAACAAGGTCTTCCGCCGGGCCTACCTGGACAGCCTGGACGTCGCCTTCGGGCGCGGCTACTACGAGGACATCTCGGTCACCTACCCGGCCCTGCTCGCCGCGCCGCACCTGCGCTACCTGGACCGCTCCTGCTACAACTACCGGCGCGGGCGCCCCGGCGCGATCACCGCCACCGCCTCGCCCAAGCACGCCGACGCCTTCGTCCAGTACGACGCGATCTTCGCCTTCCTGGACCGGCACCCGGAACTGGCCGACCTGCGCACCCTGGTCTTCGACCGGACGGTGAAGCAGGCGCTGACCGTCTACGACTCCCCCGGCCTGGTCCCGACCGAGCTGCGCAAGGAGTTCTTCCGGCGGATCACCGCGCACTTCGCCGAGCACCGGCCGCCCGGCTACCGCTACCCCGGCGGCCTGCGCGGCATCCAGTACCGGCTGGCGGCCCGCGGCGCCCGCCTCCCCTACGACGAGCTGCGCCGCACCGGCCGGCTCTCCCGCTCCCTGCGGCGGCCGCGGTAAAGCGCAGTATGCGCACCGGAACCGCTGTGACACCGCTCACGCCACCGGCACGCGCGTGGGAGCTGATGGTATGAAAGTTCCTTCCAGGAACGGCGATGGGGCCGGACCGGCCGATCCGCGCAGACCGGTACCCGGGGAGGGACCATGATCAAGCTCGTCACCAAGCTCGTGCTCAAACCGCTCTCCAAGGCGATCTACCGACCGCAGGTGGAGGGTCTGGAGAATGTGCCGCGCAAGGGTGGCGTGATCCTGGCCAGCAAC is a genomic window of Kitasatospora azatica KCTC 9699 containing:
- a CDS encoding glycosyltransferase family 2 protein; translated protein: MPVLLSIVVPVHGVEQFLPRCLDSILKDQTATDFEVVAVDDLSPDGCGAILDEYAARDPRLRVLHLTENQGLGGARTAALPQVTGEYLWFVDSDDWLPDGALDAVLAEVRKKDVDVLLTGFDHVYPDGSTEPNPWRHLLAGSPLERPEGATLREHPAILQTVLSVWNKVFRRAYLDSLDVAFGRGYYEDISVTYPALLAAPHLRYLDRSCYNYRRGRPGAITATASPKHADAFVQYDAIFAFLDRHPELADLRTLVFDRTVKQALTVYDSPGLVPTELRKEFFRRITAHFAEHRPPGYRYPGGLRGIQYRLAARGARLPYDELRRTGRLSRSLRRPR